Proteins encoded in a region of the Thermodesulfatator atlanticus DSM 21156 genome:
- a CDS encoding transcriptional repressor, with amino-acid sequence MHEKTLKYLHEKEKQNFSRLLEDLPQEKKEQYLKIFECFIESDAHLTAEDLTQKLKEKGINVPKEEVTKALDFFCCTGFAQRKDFFGKPTLFEHRHLGEHHDHLICTKCGKIEEFFLPSLEKMQEEIARKFGFKPLDHRMEIYGLCRNCQAKRAKPALPLILVSPGEKVRVERFSGGSKAKGRLASMGLMVGDVLEIINNCGPVIVSVRGTRLAIGQGLAQKIFVTPVD; translated from the coding sequence ATGCACGAAAAAACTTTAAAATATCTTCACGAAAAAGAAAAGCAGAACTTTTCCCGCCTGCTTGAAGACCTGCCCCAAGAAAAAAAAGAACAATATCTAAAGATTTTTGAATGCTTCATTGAAAGTGACGCCCATCTAACCGCTGAAGACCTAACTCAAAAACTCAAAGAAAAAGGCATTAATGTCCCTAAGGAAGAAGTAACAAAGGCTCTTGATTTTTTTTGTTGCACGGGCTTTGCTCAGCGCAAGGATTTTTTTGGGAAACCCACCTTATTTGAACATCGCCACCTAGGCGAACACCATGACCATCTGATTTGTACTAAATGCGGCAAAATCGAAGAATTTTTCTTGCCTTCTCTTGAAAAAATGCAAGAAGAAATAGCCCGAAAGTTCGGGTTCAAACCCCTTGACCACCGCATGGAAATATACGGTCTTTGCCGTAACTGCCAGGCCAAAAGAGCCAAACCCGCTTTACCACTAATTCTCGTGTCCCCTGGAGAAAAAGTACGTGTAGAACGTTTTAGCGGGGGATCAAAGGCTAAAGGACGCTTAGCCTCTATGGGGCTTATGGTAGGAGACGTTTTGGAAATTATTAACAATTGTGGCCCGGTTATTGTGTCTGTCAGGGGGACACGGCTCGCC
- a CDS encoding glycogen synthase, with protein sequence MAEIKEIYTLTREYRDLAGAGGLKDVAQELSEALVRKGIKVTVFMPRYGFLDAKALGFKETGLRFAVDMDYAHEERREDVSLWEKELNGVRIFLIEADRYAEKLGIYTYTEEEEKKEPWKKKGTGHFDYFAMNLLLQKTALCSAIRLGEAPQIMHCHDGHTACTPALAREIMGFRDYFPKTGFLITIHNAGLGYHQDVADLPFAKANTGLPWKVISDSLLNGSFNPFLCGAKYAVINTVSEQYAKELQETDLDAHTGWLGHTLKERGIKLYGITNGITPEDFDPRKPEKLGLPAGFDPLQGDLAGKAVCRKELLRRIKEGDLRVRHYGAPEDRPGWPLLTAISRLTEQKGINVLAQALRLLYEQGEEFLTVILGTGTPEIEESLMALARDFPDKMALLLGYDPSLANLIYAAGDFFVIPSNYEPCGLTDFMAQLMGNLPIVRHTGGLVKVKDGFNGFVYVEQRPDELAGAILRAFEIYRKEPEKIRQMIKQAVRHIYENYTWDKVSEKYLELYEKALAMCPH encoded by the coding sequence ATGGCAGAGATCAAAGAAATATATACCCTTACCAGAGAATATCGGGATTTGGCAGGGGCTGGCGGCTTAAAAGACGTAGCCCAGGAGCTTTCAGAAGCCCTGGTGCGCAAAGGCATAAAGGTAACGGTCTTTATGCCTCGCTATGGCTTTTTGGATGCCAAAGCTTTAGGTTTTAAGGAAACAGGCTTACGTTTTGCGGTTGATATGGACTATGCCCACGAAGAAAGACGCGAAGATGTTTCTCTTTGGGAAAAGGAACTAAATGGCGTGAGAATATTTCTCATCGAGGCAGACCGCTATGCGGAAAAACTTGGCATTTACACTTACACCGAAGAGGAAGAAAAAAAAGAACCCTGGAAAAAGAAGGGCACAGGCCATTTTGACTATTTTGCCATGAATCTCTTGTTGCAAAAAACGGCCCTTTGTAGCGCAATCCGCCTTGGAGAGGCTCCCCAGATAATGCATTGCCATGATGGCCACACGGCCTGTACTCCTGCCCTCGCCCGGGAAATCATGGGCTTTAGGGACTATTTCCCTAAAACAGGCTTTTTGATAACGATTCATAATGCAGGCCTTGGTTATCACCAGGATGTCGCAGATCTTCCTTTTGCCAAAGCTAACACGGGGCTTCCCTGGAAAGTGATCAGTGATTCCTTGCTAAACGGTTCTTTTAATCCCTTTTTGTGCGGGGCAAAATACGCGGTTATCAACACCGTTTCCGAACAATACGCCAAGGAACTCCAGGAAACGGACCTTGACGCCCACACAGGGTGGCTCGGCCACACCTTGAAAGAGCGCGGCATAAAACTCTATGGCATTACCAATGGCATTACGCCTGAGGACTTTGACCCTAGAAAGCCGGAAAAATTAGGCCTTCCTGCGGGATTTGATCCCTTGCAGGGGGATCTCGCTGGTAAGGCTGTTTGCCGCAAAGAGCTTTTGCGCCGCATAAAAGAAGGTGATTTAAGGGTACGCCATTATGGGGCGCCGGAAGACAGACCTGGCTGGCCGCTTCTTACGGCTATTTCACGCTTAACCGAACAAAAGGGCATCAATGTATTGGCTCAGGCTTTGAGGCTTCTTTACGAACAAGGGGAAGAGTTTTTGACAGTCATCCTTGGCACAGGCACCCCTGAGATCGAAGAAAGCCTTATGGCGCTTGCCAGGGATTTCCCAGATAAAATGGCCCTTCTTTTAGGTTATGATCCTTCCTTGGCCAATTTGATTTACGCTGCCGGGGACTTTTTTGTCATTCCTTCAAACTATGAACCCTGTGGGCTCACAGACTTTATGGCCCAGCTTATGGGAAACCTTCCCATTGTGCGGCATACCGGGGGCCTGGTTAAAGTCAAAGATGGTTTTAATGGTTTTGTCTACGTGGAGCAGCGTCCCGATGAATTGGCAGGGGCAATTTTGAGGGCCTTTGAGATTTACCGCAAGGAGCCAGAGAAAATTCGGCAGATGATCAAGCAAGCCGTGCGTCACATATATGAAAATTACACCTGGGATAAAGTTTCTGAAAAGTACCTTGAGCTTTACGAAAAGGCTCTGGCCATGTGTCCGCACTAA
- a CDS encoding KpsF/GutQ family sugar-phosphate isomerase, whose amino-acid sequence MNQEIIIQTARDVFATEIEGLQHVLEKLDENFVRAVEIILDAKGRVVVTGIGKSGLIGRKIVATLSSTGTPSFFLHPAEALHGDLGMVVGEDILLAISNSGETEEVNKLLPTLKRRGVKIIAFTGNPSSTLAKEADVVVDIGVPREACPLGVAPTSSTTATLVMGDAMAMTLAKLRNIRLEDFRQNHPGGSLGERLKVAVSQIMLSGEALPLVAPDEKMSQVLKVITEKRLGCALVVEDGQKLCGIVTDGDLRRALLKFGDFRDLPVKEVMTSSPKTIYPEALAADALYLMEKKLITVLPVVSEEGKVLGIIHLHDVLGKGQFKFN is encoded by the coding sequence ATGAATCAAGAAATCATAATTCAGACTGCAAGAGATGTTTTTGCCACAGAAATAGAAGGCCTTCAACATGTCCTGGAAAAACTAGACGAAAATTTTGTACGTGCCGTAGAAATTATTTTAGATGCTAAAGGTCGGGTTGTTGTAACAGGCATTGGCAAAAGCGGACTCATCGGCCGAAAAATCGTAGCAACCCTTTCTTCCACAGGCACGCCTTCTTTCTTTCTACACCCTGCTGAAGCGCTACATGGCGATTTAGGTATGGTGGTGGGCGAAGACATACTTTTGGCTATTTCCAATTCAGGGGAAACCGAAGAAGTGAATAAGCTTTTGCCCACCCTTAAACGCCGCGGGGTCAAAATCATAGCTTTTACGGGAAATCCCTCTTCTACCCTTGCTAAAGAGGCAGATGTCGTTGTTGACATCGGCGTACCACGTGAGGCCTGCCCCCTTGGGGTAGCGCCAACCTCAAGTACCACCGCTACCCTTGTTATGGGGGATGCCATGGCCATGACCCTTGCTAAACTGCGCAACATTCGCCTGGAAGACTTCCGCCAAAATCACCCTGGAGGTTCTCTTGGAGAACGCTTGAAAGTTGCTGTTTCCCAAATAATGCTAAGCGGAGAAGCTCTTCCCCTTGTTGCCCCGGACGAGAAAATGTCTCAGGTGCTCAAGGTTATTACGGAAAAACGTTTGGGCTGTGCCCTGGTGGTGGAAGATGGCCAAAAACTTTGTGGGATTGTGACAGACGGTGACTTGCGACGCGCGCTTTTAAAATTTGGCGACTTTCGCGACTTGCCAGTAAAAGAAGTTATGACTTCCAGTCCTAAAACGATATATCCAGAGGCCCTTGCTGCTGATGCCCTGTACCTGATGGAAAAAAAACTCATCACCGTGCTTCCCGTGGTAAGTGAGGAAGGAAAAGTTTTAGGAATTATCCATTTGCACGATGTATTAGGGAAAGGCCAGTTCAAATTTAACTAA